The bacterium DNA segment CCTGAGTTAGAAGGTGAAGATGCCACCTGCCAGGCATTGATTGACCAGATAATGATAGACTTAGATGGGACTGAAAATAAGGAAAAACTCGGGGCTAATGCCATTTTGGGAACTTCTTTAGCCGTAGCTAAAGCCGCCGCTTTAGCCGTAGAATTGCCTCTTTATCAATATTTAGGTGGTGTCCAGGCTAAAACATTACCCGTGCCTATGTTGAATATCTTGAATGGTGGCAAACATGCT contains these protein-coding regions:
- the eno gene encoding phosphopyruvate hydratase (catalyzes the formation of phosphoenolpyruvate from 2-phospho-D-glycerate in glycolysis); translation: MTQIIDIWAREILDSRGNPTVEVEVELECGEIGRAAVPSGASTGTYEALELRDGDKERYLGKGVLKAVDAVNDIIAPELEGEDATCQALIDQIMIDLDGTENKEKLGANAILGTSLAVAKAAALAVELPLYQYLGGVQAKTLPVPMLNILNGGKHA